The Urbifossiella limnaea nucleotide sequence GGCTGAACCCGTTCGCCGCCCGCCCGCCGCGCACCGGGCCCGAGCCGGTCGGGCTGCTGGCCTGCGCCGGCCGCTTCCCGATCATCTTCGCCGAGAAGGCGCGCGAGGCCGGCGTGCCGGTCGTGTGCCTCGGCGTCCGGGGGATGGCCGACCCGGTACTGAAGGACCTGTGCGCCGAGTTCCGCTGGATGCCGCGGGCGTCCCTCGGGTTCATGATCCACACGTTCCGCCGCGCCGGCGTCCGCCGGTTCACGATGGCCGGCAAGTTCCACAAGCACCAGCTGCTGAAACCCTGGATGCTCGTGCGCTTCCTCCCCGACTGGCGGATGCTCCGGTTCTGGTTTTTCGGCTCGCGCCGCGCCAACAACGACGACTCCATCCTGCTCGGCCTCATCCAGGAGTTCCGGTCGCACGGCCTGGACTGCGTCTCGCCCCTCGAACTCTGTCCGGAGCTGCTCGTGCGCGAAGGCCTCCTCACCCGCCGCCGGCCGACCGCGAACGAGGAGCTCGACATCCGCGTCGGCTGGGCGCTGGCCCGCGAGATGGGCCGGCTCGACGTGGGGCAGAGCGTCATGATCCGCAACCGGGCCGTCGTCGCCGTCGAGGCCATCGAGGGGACCGACCGCGCCATCCTCCGCGCCGGCGAGCTGTGCGGCGGCACCGGGTTCGTCGTGGTGAAGGTCGCCAAGCCGGCCCAGGACATGCGGTTCGACGTGCCCACCGTCGGTGTGCAGACCATCGAGTCCATGAGGGCCGCGGGCGGCAAGGTGCTGGCGATCGAGGCCGGTAAGACCATCCTGATCGACGAGGCGGAGACGGTGGCACTCGCCGACCGGTACGGCATCGCTGTAACCGCCCTGGCCGAGTCGCCGCCGGGCTGAGTCACGATTTCCCCTTTCCCCGCCGGGCCCGCGGCTCGATAATCCAGCATCCTTCCCGGCTGCCGGCGGTCCCAGCCCGACATGGGTTCCACGACGTTTCTGCTGCCGAACCCCCTGCCGCCGGCGGCCGAGTCACTCTTGCGCCTGGCCTGCGTGGCCGGCGGTTACGACCAGGCGCCGACGCCTACCGCCGTCCGCGTCGAGGGCGACCGTCTAATTCTGTCTCGCGACTCGGCAGAGAGCGGCTTCCTCGTCGTGCCGTGGCCGGTCGGATCGGGCGGCGCGGTGGTGACGACGAGCGCGACCGTCCGCGAGCGGCCCGAGTCCTACCGGCTGCTCACGGAACTGGCCCGCGGCAAGTTGAATCAGCTCCGCACACAGCTCGGCGAGTGGAAAGACATCGGCCTACAAACTCCGCCCGAGTTCGAGGCCGACCTCGCCGACCTGATCCGCCTGTTCGGTCAGGCCGTGTTGGCACCTGACGGCACGGCCGCGGACGATGCCGCGGCGCGTGCCCTGGAGCACGGCTACGTCCTCGCGGACCGGCTTGTGCAGCTGTACGTGGATCAGATGTTCGCCACGCGGCATGAGGACGAGGGGAAGCTCGGCTCGTGGCTCGCCGCCACCACGCCGGTCCCCGTCCCGCCGCCGCTCGTGGCCGAGTTCCGGCGGGCGTTCTCGGCCGTTCGCGTCAGCATCCGCTGGGCCGACATCGAGCCCGAGGAGTCGCGCTACGACTGGGACCGCGTGGACGCCGCCATCACCGCCGCGGAGGAACTGGGTCTACCCGTAGTGTTCGGGCCGGTCATCGACCTGACGCCGGGGATGCTGCCGCCGTGGGCGGCGACCTGGCGCGGCGACATGCCGACCCTGGCCGCGTTCATGTGCGACTACCTGGAGACGATCGTCAACCGGTACAAGGACCGCGTCCGCAGGTGGGTGGTGTGCGGCGGTGTGAACCACGCCGACGGCCTCGGGCTGTCCGACCACGACCGCCTCCGCCTGGCCTCCCGCCTGTTCGAGGCCGCGGCGCAGCTCGACCCCGAACTCGACTTCGCCCTCGGGGTCGCGCAGCCGTTCGGCGACTACCTCGTGAGCGGCGACCAGACCATTACACCGCTCGCGTTCGTGGACGACCTGCTGCGGGCCGGCGCCCGCGTCGGCGGGATCGAGCTCGAACTCCGCACCGGCTCGCTTCCGCGCGGCAGCTTCCCGCGCGACCGGCTCGAAGTGTCGCGGCTGCTCGACCTGTTCGGCATCCTCGGCCCTCCGCTGGACGTGGTGCTGGCGTGCCCCGCCGGGTCGGGGACGGACCCGATCGCGCAGGCTCACGGCGAGGTGATCTGGTCGCCGGCGTGGCGCGGCCCGCCGACGCCGGAGGGCCAGGCCGAGTGGGGCATGGCCGTCGCGGCCCTGGCGCTGTGCAAGCCGCAGGTGCGCTCCGTGACGTGGGACCACTGGGCCGACGTCGAACCGCACCTGACGCCGAACGGCGGACTCTTTGCCGTCAGCGGTCGGGCGAACCCGCTACTCGGCCGGCTCCAGGGGCTGAGGGCGACCCACCTCGAATGACCGACGCGGTGCTTGCGGGGGGGCCGGCCCGCGGCTAGAATTCCCGCGTCCTGTTCCGACTCGCGGCTACACACAATCCACACACCGGCGCGACCGTGCGCCCACGAGACTGAGGCGATGCCCCCAGCCGACGACCCGCGGCCGGCCGACCCCGGCGACCCGCCAGAAGCGGGCGGGCTTCACGCCGTCGGCGGCTACCGGCTGCTGCGGCGCATCGGTGAAGGGGGGATGAGCACCGTCTACCTGAGCTACGACGTGACCGCCCGCCGGCCGGTGGCGGTCAAGCTGCTCGCCGACCACCTCGCCGGCCGACCCGAGTTCGTGAGCCGATTCTACCGCGAGGCCCGGCTCAGTCAGTTCCTCCAGCACCCGAACCTGGTACAGGGCTTCGCCGCGGGCTTCGACACCGGGCCGCGCGTGCACTACCTCGTGCTGGAGTTCGTGGACGGGCCCAGCGCCGACGCCGCCCTCGGCCGCGCGCGTCGGCTCGGCGTGGGGGCCGGCGTCCGCCTCGGCGTGGACATCGCGCGGGCGCTCGGCTTCCTGCACGCCCGCAACCTCGTCCACCGCGACGTGAAGCCGGACAACATCCTGTTCAGCCCCGACGGAGGCGCCAAGCTCGCCGACCTCGGATTGGCCAAGCGGCTGAACGACGACAGCGGCCTGACGGCCGTCAGCCAGGGCGTCGGCACGTCGTACTACATGCCCTACGAGCAGGCGTTGAACGGCTCGCTCGTGGACGCCCGCAGCGACGTGTTCGCCCTCGGGGCCACCATGTACCACCTGCTCACGGGTCAGGTGCCGTTCCCCGGCGCGACGCACGAGGAGATCATCCGCGGCAAGGAGGTCGGCCGGTTCGCCCCGGTCCGCAGCGCGAGCCCGGAAGTGCCCGCGGCCGTGGCCACGGTACTGGAAACCGCCCTCCACCGCGACCCGCGCTCGCGCTACCCCACCGCCGACGAGTTCGGCGCCGCCCTCGCCGCCACCGGCCTGGCAACCCGGGTCCCGTCCTACCCCATCGGCACCGTGCCGCCCGGCGACGGGCCGCACCTCGACGCCCCCACCCGCGTCGATTTCACGTCCGGCCCGCCGCTCGCCGCCGGCAGCTGCCCGTGAACCCCGTCACGTCGGCCCGCCTGCTGCTGGTGCTCGCCGCGGTGCTGTGGAGCCTCGGCAGCCTGTTCGTGCGCTTCCTCCGCGAGCCCACCGCCCTCGGCCTTCACGACCCGCCGCTGACCCCGCTGCAGATCGCGTTCTTCCGCGGTCTCTTCGGCGGCGCCGTGCTGCTCACGATGGTGCGACGGATCGACGTGACGTTTCGCCCGCTGATGGGGGCGATGGTGCTCACGTTCACCGTGATGTGCGGGCTGTACATGTCAGCCCTGAGCCTCGGGCCGGCGGCGAATGCCATCTTCTTGCAGAACACGGCCCCGGTGTGGGTGTACCTGTTCGCCGTGTACGCGCTCGGCGAGGCTGCCAGCCGCCGCGGCTGGCAGGCGGTGCTACTCGGAGGCCTCGGCGCCGTCGTGATTGTCGCGGGGAATTGGCCGCACGACTTGCCGCCGGACGAGCAGCAGACGCAGGTGCTCATCCTCCTCATGGGCGTCGGCAGCGGCCTGTGGTATGCGGGTGTCGTGCTCTTCCTGCGGGTGTTGCGGAACGAGTCCCCGGCGTGGCTCGTATCACTCAACCTCCTCGGCACGTCCGCCACGCTCGGCGTCTACGTGATGCTTCGCTACGGCGTCGGCGGGTTCGTGGACTGGGTGACCGCCCCGACCATGGGGCAACTCGCGCTTCTGGCCGTGTTCGGCGTGGTGCAGATGGCGATGCCATACTGGCTGTTCGCGCGCGGGCTGCGGCACGTGTCGCCGCACGAGGCCGGCATCATCACACTGCTGGAACCGCTCCTGAACCCGTTGTGGGCCTACCTCATCACGCCGGACAAGGACACGCCGACGCCCGCCATGTGGCTCGGCGGCGCGCTCATCCTCGCGGCTCTGGTCTGGCGGTACGTCCCGGACCGACGGGCGGTTCCGTAGGTGATTGCACGCCGCGTCGGCGTGTGGTTCACTGACACTTCGCGCCGCCGACGGCAGGTGGTTCACCAACTTCGGGACTAGCACCATGACTCGCGCGCTGCCGCTGCTTCTCGCCTGTACGCTCGCCGTCAGCGCCCAACCCCCCGCACTGAAGAACGGTGACCCGCGCACACCCGCCGAGGAGCGGGCCACGTTCGAACTCGCCGCCGGCTTCGACATCGACCTCGTGGCGGCCGAGCCCGACGTGGTCGATCCCGTGGCCATGTGCTTCGACGAGAAGGGCCGCATCGTCGTGTGCGAGATGCGCGGTTACCCGAACGGCGGCGTCGGCACCGGCAACGAGACGCGCGGCCGCATCCGTGTCCTGGAGGACCGCGACGGCGACGGCAGGTTCGAGACGGCCACCACGTTTGCCGAGGGGCTGCGCTTCCCGATGGGCGTCACGCCGTGGGACGGCGGCATCGTCGCGGCGGTGGCCCCCGACCTGCTGTACCTCAAGGACACCGACGGCGACGGCAAGGCGGACGTGAAGCGCGTCCTGTACACCGGCTTCAACCTCGCCAACATCCAGCAGATGGTGAACGGCTTGCAGTGGGGGCTGGACAACTGGGTGTACGGCGTGTGCGGGAGCGACGGCGGCGTGGTGAAGTCCGCGGAGAAGGCCGACGCCCCGGAAGTGAACCTCCGCAACCGCGGCTTCCGCTTCCGCCCGTGGCAGCCGGGCAGCCTGGAGCCGACCAGCGGCGGTGGTCAGTACGGCCTCACCGCCGACGAGTACGGTCACTGGTTCACCGCCACGAACAGCCAGCACCTGCGGCAGATCGTGCTGCCGGATCAGTATCTGCGCCGCAACCCGTACCTGGCGGTGACCGCCGTCACGATCGACATCCCCGAGCACGGCGCGGCCGCGAAGGTCTTCCGCGCCAGCTCGTTCGAGGCGTGGCGCGTGGAGCGCACGACCCGCCGCGCCGGAAGCCCCGACGCCAAGCGCTTCCCGACAACGGAGCTTGTGCCCGGTGGCTACATCACGTCCGCGTGCAGCCCGCTGATCTACACCGCCGACCTGTTCCCCGCGCCGTACCGCGGCAACAACTTCGTGTGCGACCCGGCGAACAACCTGATCCACCGCGAGACGTTGCACGGGAAGGGGGCCGTGTTCACCGCGCGGCGGGCCGACGAGAACACGGAGTTCCTGCGGAGCACGGACAACTGGTTCCGCCCGGTCCACCTGACGCTCGGGCCGGACGGGGCGGTGTACGTGCTGGACTTCTACCGCGAGGTGATCGAGACGCCGCTGTCGCTGCCGGACGACATCAAGGCCCGCATGAACCTGGAGAGCCGCGGCCGCGGCCGCATCTGGCGCGTCGCCCCGGCGGGGAACAAGGCCGCGAAGCTGAAAGACGTATCGGGCCTCACGTCGGAACGACTCGTCGACGAGCTGTTCAGCACGAATCCGACGCGGCGGATCACGGCCCAGCGCTTACTGGTCGAGCGCCAGCCGGCCGACGCCGCCGTCGCACTCCGCGAGCGCGTCCCGGCCTCGTTCGAGAAGGCCGGGTACGTGAACCTGTTGTGGACGCTCCACGGCCTCGGGAAGCTCCGGGCGGGGGACGTGTTGCCGGCCCTTGGCAACCCACGGCCGGCTGTTCGCGTGCAAGCGCTGCGGCTGAGCGAGGGCTTTTACGCCGCCGTGTCCGACGTCCGCTTCCTGGCCGGGAAGCAGGCCTCCGACCCGGACCCGCAGGTCCGCTTCCAGGCGGCACTGAGCGCCGGCGAACAACCCCCGGCCGACGCGGCGGCGATTCTCGCGGGGGTTCTCCGGGACAACCCCGGCGACCCGTGGATCCAGACCGCGGCCCTGAGTTCCGCCGCGAACTGCGCCGAGCCGCTCGTCGGTCACCTCTGGGAGGCGAACGACGCCGGCCCGAGCCTGTCGCGCGTCGCCGGGATGGTGGGTGCGAAGGGGGACGCGGCCGCGATCGTCCGCCTCCTCGGCCGCGTCGCCGACGGGCGGAAGGCGGCGGCGGACGCCGCGGTCCTGGACGGGTTGGGGCAGGGGATGCGGAACAGCCCTCGACCGCTGGCGACGTGGTGGGCGACGCCGCCGGCCGGCGCCGAGCCGGTGATGGCCCGCCTCCGCGACCGGTTCCGGACCGCGGGGCAACTCGCCCAGGACGAAGCCGCGGCCGCGCCGGACCGGGCGAGCGCCGCCGTGCTACTCGCCTACGGGCCGTTCGAGCTGGCGGAACACGCACTGCCGCCCGTGCTCGCGCCGACGGCCCCCGGCGACCTCCAACTCGCGGCCGTCCGCACGCTCGCCGCGCACACCAACGCAAAGGTGCCCGACCTGCTGCTCGCTCCGTGGGCGGGGTACTCCCCGGCGGCGCGGCGCGAGGTAGTCGAGGCGCTGCTGGCGCGGCCGGACCGTACCCTCAAGCTGCTCGACGCGATCGGCAAGAATCAGGTGTCGGCAAACGAGCTGGACCCGGCCCGCGTGAAAGCTCTGAAGGCGCACCCGGCCGCGGCCGTGCGGGCAAAGGCCGAGGCGGTGCTGAAGGCGACCGTGAACGCCGACCGGGCGAAGGTGGTCGCCGGGTACGCCGCGGCGCTCGACCTGAAGGGCGACGCGGGGAAGGGGAGGGGGGTGTTCAAGACGCACTGCGCCGCCTGCCACCGGCTCGACGGCGTCGGCGCCGACGTGGGGGCGAACCTGCTGGCGGCGCTGCCGAACAAGTCGGGCGACGACCTGCTCGCCGCGGTGTTCGACCCGAACCGAGAGGTGGACCCGCGGTTCGTCAACTACCAGGCCGTGACCGCCGACGGCCGCACCCTCGGCGGCGTCATCGCGGCCGAGACGCCGACGAGCGTGACGCTACGGCGTGCCGACGGGGCCGAAGACACGGTACTGCGCGCGAACCTGGAGTCGCTGCGATCGACGCGGTTGTCGCTGATGCCGGAGGGGCTGGAGCGGGTGCTAACGCGGCAGGACGTGGCGGACCTGTTCGCTTATCTGCGGGTGGCGGGGAAGTGACGCCACTCGCGGCGTAGCGTCGTAACGCTACGCCGCAAGCGGCGGGTGATTACTCGTACTCGTTCAGCGCCGGCGTCCGCTGGATGTCGGCCAGGTCGGCGACGGCGATCACCGGCAGGTACTGGGTCGAGCCGGGCTGCTGCACGAACCGCACCTCGCCCTTCACCCTCACCCACTCGCCGCTGTTGAACCCGGTCACCGCAGTCCGCGTCAGGATGCGGACCTTCAGCGGCACCGTGTCGGCGGCGCAGCACGTCATCTTCAGCCGGTACAGGCGGAACTCCTTGTCGCCGATGCGGTCGAACCGGCCGACCAGGATGCCGACCTTCCCGCCCAGCGCCTCGCGCTTGCTCTCGTCGTAGGCCGCGTCGTTCAGGTCGTTGAAGCTCAGCACCGAGCCCTCGCCGGTGGCCACGTTGTCGATGGACACGTTGAGCGCCTGGTCGTTCCCGAGCATCTTGGCGATCCGGTCCGCGCTGAACCCGGCGTTCGGCACGCCGATCAGGTAGAGGGCCACCGGGAAGAACAGCACCATCATCCGCGCGAACACCCACGCCAGGTCGTGGCTGTGGCCGTGGTCGTCGTGGCTGTGGTCGTGGTCGTGGTGGGCGTGCACCCGGTCGTCGGCGTGCGCGTGCCCGTGGTCGTGGTCGTGGTCGCACTCCGGGCCGTGCTCGTGCGGGTGGTCGTGGGCGTGCAGGTGAACGGGGTGACCGTGCTGGCAGTCGGGGCCGTGCTCGTGGTGGTGGTGCCCGTGGTGCTGGGGCCCGTGGTCGTGGGCGTGCGTCTGCCCGGCCTCCTGCCACACGGCCACCGCCCGCACCGCGACCACGACCAGCACCGCAATCCCGCCGACCAGCACCGGCAGGCGGAACGACGGGGCGAGGATCAGGTCGAGCTTGCCGTCGCGGTACATCAGCACGCCGACGGCCCCGAGCGCGCCGACGACGAAGATCGTCAGCAGTTGCTCGACGAAGTAGTCGCGGGCGGACTCGCCGTGGTGGTGATGGTCGTGGGCCATGGCGGCCTCCGGGGCGTTGGTCAGGAGCTCGGCGGCAGGCCGGTCCAGCCGTTCATCTGGTAGACGAGGTGCACCGCGTAGCAGTACGCGAGCACCTGCAGGACGACGCACGTGACGATCACGCCGATCAGCCGGGGGCGGAACACGCGGGTGTACATCAGCAGCAGTTTCAGGTCGAGCATCGGCCCGAGTACGAGGAACGCCGTCTTGGCGCTGATGTGCATGTTCGTGAAGCTCGCGGCCACGAAGGCGTCGGCCTCGCTACACAGGCACATCAGCACGGCGAGCCCCATCATCGCGGGGATCGCCAGAAACGGCTGCTCGCGGGACAGGTACTGAATCTGGTCCTGCGTGATGTACAGCTTGGCGACCGCGGCCAGCACCGCCCCGAGGATCAGGAACACGGTGATGTCCACGAAGTCGTGGACGGCCGTGGCCGAGATGTTGCCGAGGCGCTTGCTCAGCGGCTTCCGCGGGGCGGGGGCGTCGGTCACCGGCAGCGACAGCTTCGACTCCGGCGGCAGCGCGACCGGGTTCAGCAGCGCCCGGCCGTGCTTCACCCACAACCCCTGAACCACCAGCCCCGTGACGACGGCGACGACGAACCCCAGCCCGACGCGCAGGCCGAGCACCTCGGGGCCGATCTTGTGCGGCCAGAACGCGACGCCGGTGCTGAACATGACGACGGGGTTGATGATCGGCCCGGCGAGCATGTAGGCGACGCAGCACGACAGCGGCAGCCCCTTGCGGAGAAGTCGCCGCATCACGACGAGGATGCCGCACTCGCACATCGGGAAGACGAGCCCGATGACGGCCCCGATCATGACCGCCGGCACGACCGACTTCGGCAGGTACTTGGTGATCGCCTGCTGCGGCAGGAACTCTTCGAGAATCCCGGCGACGACCGCCCCCAGGATGATGAACGGCATCGCCTCCCAAAGGATGGAGGAGAAGGTGAGGATGAAGTCGAGGATGTCCTTCACCGCGTCTCCGCCGGCAGGGCAGGGGGGCTATCGAAGGTACGCCGGCGGACGCCGGCGGGTTCGTGGTGGCATTCTATCAGGCGGGGCGAAGCGGCCGGTTCTTCAGCCCGCCGGCGAGCACGGAGAGGAAGAAGCACCCGACGCTGACTACGACTATGGTACCGCTCGGGCCGAACTTGACACCGCCGCCGATCGGCACGGTGACGGCGGTGCTAAGGTAGAAGCCGAGGAGCCCGGACCCGACGCAGACGGCGAGCGTGAGCCAGAACAGCTGCCGGAGGTTCCGCGACACGTTCGCCGCGGCCGCGGCGGGGACGACGAGCAGGGCGTTGATGAGGAGCGCCCCCACGGCCTTGATCGACAGGTTCACGACGAGCGCCAGCAGCACGATGAACAGGTAGTTGTTCACCCGCAGGCTGATGCGGCGGGTGCGGGCCAGGCTCGGGCTGAAGCTGGCGAACACGAGGTCGTTGTACCGCCGGGCGAACAGAACGCCGACGACCACGACCAACACCATCAGGTACACCAGGTCCGCCTCCGGGACGAACAGCAGCGACCCGAACAGGAACGCCTCCGGGTTAAACGTGCTCTTCTCCTGCAACACGCGGAACAACATCGCCCCGAAGCCGATGCTCAGGGCGAAGAACACCCCGATGACGGTGTCCGCCGCAAGGCTGGTGCGCTCCCGAATGTACACGATCGCGGCGCCGACGGCGGCGCCGAACAGCACCATCACGAGCGGCACGAGCCAGCCCATCGTGTCGGGGTCGCGGCCGGCCCCGGCGGCGATGGCCGTGAGCGACCCGAGGGCGACGCCGGCGAACGCCGAGTGCGCCATCGCGTCCGAGAAGAAGGCCATGCGGTTGCCGACGACGAGCGCCCCGACGGTGCCGCAGAGGAGGCATACGAGCAGGATGGCGAGCACGCCCTTCACGATGAACAGTTCGGTGCCGAGGGCGTCGGCGGCGGCGGCGATCAGGTCGGCCATCCAGGCGGCGGGCATCTCGTCTCCGGACGGGGGCGTCGGTCGAGGCAGGGTGCTGAGGTAAAGTACCGGAACGGCACCGGCCGCGACAGCCGCTTGCGGGCAACAAGCGCCAGGTCTATGTTGGGGCGTTAGGCGGACCGGCTGGTCCGGACCATCGTGTTAGGTCTGGTCCGGCTAATTACTCGTTCGGCGGTGTCACGTGATGCGGGGTCTTGCGCCACTTCTCGTCGGCGCGTTCACCGGGGCAGTCCTGTGGGCTGTCACGGGGTTCTTCGTCACCTCGGCCGCGGACTTGTCCGGGTACTGCTGCGCCCAAGTGACGCGCGGGTTGCTGGTGCCGGGGGCGGCAGTCGGCGGGCTCCTCTTCCTCGTAGCCGCACTGGTGTGCCCGCCAGGGCGGGCCGAAGCATCATCGCTCGCATTGGGCATGATGGGCGGCGCGGTGCTCGGGCTGATGGTCGGGATAATCGCAGACATCCTGATGGGGATGGCGAGCACCGGCATCTTGCCCTCATACACGCTCGCATTGGCGGGGACATCCGCGGTGACGGGGGCGGGCGCCGCGTGGTTCGGGGGGTGGCTGACGACCGAGCGCTCACGGCAGCGCTCGCCCAGAGTGGCGGACGGAGTAGAGGGCAGCGCCGACCCCGGCGCGGCAGCAGACCGCGGAGTCGGTGGCGATTCGTGATTCTCGGCAGCCGTGAGCCGCGGCTGCCGCGGTAACTGTTCAACCCACCCCACGGGACGCTTACCCGCCTCCGAGCCGCGACGCGGCGCGGGCCAGCAGCGCCATCGCGGCGGCCGCCTCGGCGGGGGTGATGGTCAGCGGCGGCGAGATCCGCACCACCTTCTTCGCCAGCGGGCCGAGGAGGTGGACGCCGTCGCCGCCGCGGCCGTCGCCCAGGTACGCGGCCAGAACGAAGCCGTTCGCCCACTCCGCCGCCGACTTGCCGCCGTGGTCCGCGAACTCGACGCCCCACACCATCCCGCCGGCCTCGCCGCGGACGTGCGCCACGAACGGGTGAGCCTTTAGCGCCACCAGCCCGCGCTCGATCAGCGCGGACGGCTCCTTCATCGCGGCGATCACGTCCCGCGCCTCAAACTCGTCTAGCGTCGCCAGCACGGCGGCGCAGTTCAGCGGGTTGGCGCTCCACGTGTCAGACCCTTCGCCGTAGTCGAGCGCCCCGAACACGTCCGCCCGGCCGACCGCGGCCGCGACCGGCACGCCGTTGCCTAGCCCCTTCCCGAGCACCACCAGGTCGGGCTCCAGGCCGTAAGTGCTGTACGCGAACATGCTGCCGGTGCGGCCGAAGTTCGCCTGCACCTCGTCGAGGATGAACAGCACGTCGTTGGCCCGGCACCAGCGCTGGAGGAACTGCAGGTACTCCTTCGGCGGGTGGTACGAGCCGCCGCCGCCGAGGTACGGCTCGGTGATCAGCGTGCCGATCCGCCGGCCGAACTGGTGGAGGAGGGCGGCCAACTCCTTCTCGTAGGGGGCCGTGTCGAACGGCTCGCCGCGCTGCGCCACGTCGCGGCACTCGGCCGTCGGAAAGGTGATGAACTTCACGCGCGGGTCGCGCTCGGCGTCGGCCTCGCTGCCGGTCACGGCGTTGGCCAGCCCCTTCTTGCCGTGGAAGCCGTAGCGCGTGGCCAGGATCATGGGCCGGGTGCGGTCGCGGGCGTGGGTCGCCCACAGCGCCTTCTGAATGGCCTCCGAGCCGGACGCCGCCCACATCACTTGTTCCATCCGCCCGCCGCCCGGCTCGGCCCGCAGCGCCGCAATGAGGCGGCGGCTGGCCTCGGCCTCGATCGGCGTCACCGCGTTGTACGCAGTCATGGCCACGGCCGGGAAGTAATCCGGCCCGGCGTCGAAGGCGCCGGCCCCCTTCCCCGCGGCGGGCCAGCCCATGTAGTCGAAGAATCGCTGCGTCCAGCGCACGGGGTTGTGGCCGAGGTTGGCGACGAGCACGCCGGAGGAGAAGTCGAACAGGCGGCGGCCTTCTGGGGTCCAGTGGTAGACGCCGGCGCTCCTGGCGAGCACGGCCTGCGACGGGGTGAACGTGCGGAGCGACCGCGGCTCAACGGCGGCGGCGGCGGCGCGGGCGGCGTTGGACGCGGGTTCGGCGGGGTGTTCGATCGGCGGCATGTCAGGCGTCCGGGGGCGGGGTGACCCGAAGGTATTCGGGCGGCACGGCGTCGGCGAGCCAGACGCCGTTGGCGGCCCTGTAGAAGGTGTACCCGGCGGCCCGCATCGCGGCCGCATTCACTTCGAGGACGACGAGCCGGCCGTGCCGCGTCCCGACCTTCGCGGCGGTGGCCGTGTCGGCGGACAGGTGGACGTGGTGGCGCGCCATCTTCAGCAGGCCGTCGCCGCGGATGGCGTCGAGAAACCGGTCGGCGGTGCCGTGGTACAGCACGGCCGGCGGCTCGGCGGGTTCGAGTTGCAGGTCGACATCGGCGGAATGGCCCTGGTTCGCGCGGACCTTCGTCCCGGTCGTGTCGAGGGCGAAGCGCTGCTTGTCGTTGCTGCGGACGACCTCGTCGAGGTCTTCGGGCGTCATCG carries:
- a CDS encoding permease, giving the protein MKDILDFILTFSSILWEAMPFIILGAVVAGILEEFLPQQAITKYLPKSVVPAVMIGAVIGLVFPMCECGILVVMRRLLRKGLPLSCCVAYMLAGPIINPVVMFSTGVAFWPHKIGPEVLGLRVGLGFVVAVVTGLVVQGLWVKHGRALLNPVALPPESKLSLPVTDAPAPRKPLSKRLGNISATAVHDFVDITVFLILGAVLAAVAKLYITQDQIQYLSREQPFLAIPAMMGLAVLMCLCSEADAFVAASFTNMHISAKTAFLVLGPMLDLKLLLMYTRVFRPRLIGVIVTCVVLQVLAYCYAVHLVYQMNGWTGLPPSS
- a CDS encoding metal ABC transporter permease; the protein is MPAAWMADLIAAAADALGTELFIVKGVLAILLVCLLCGTVGALVVGNRMAFFSDAMAHSAFAGVALGSLTAIAAGAGRDPDTMGWLVPLVMVLFGAAVGAAIVYIRERTSLAADTVIGVFFALSIGFGAMLFRVLQEKSTFNPEAFLFGSLLFVPEADLVYLMVLVVVVGVLFARRYNDLVFASFSPSLARTRRISLRVNNYLFIVLLALVVNLSIKAVGALLINALLVVPAAAAANVSRNLRQLFWLTLAVCVGSGLLGFYLSTAVTVPIGGGVKFGPSGTIVVVSVGCFFLSVLAGGLKNRPLRPA
- a CDS encoding aminotransferase class III-fold pyridoxal phosphate-dependent enzyme, coding for MPPIEHPAEPASNAARAAAAAVEPRSLRTFTPSQAVLARSAGVYHWTPEGRRLFDFSSGVLVANLGHNPVRWTQRFFDYMGWPAAGKGAGAFDAGPDYFPAVAMTAYNAVTPIEAEASRRLIAALRAEPGGGRMEQVMWAASGSEAIQKALWATHARDRTRPMILATRYGFHGKKGLANAVTGSEADAERDPRVKFITFPTAECRDVAQRGEPFDTAPYEKELAALLHQFGRRIGTLITEPYLGGGGSYHPPKEYLQFLQRWCRANDVLFILDEVQANFGRTGSMFAYSTYGLEPDLVVLGKGLGNGVPVAAAVGRADVFGALDYGEGSDTWSANPLNCAAVLATLDEFEARDVIAAMKEPSALIERGLVALKAHPFVAHVRGEAGGMVWGVEFADHGGKSAAEWANGFVLAAYLGDGRGGDGVHLLGPLAKKVVRISPPLTITPAEAAAAMALLARAASRLGGG
- a CDS encoding RNA 2'-phosphotransferase; translated protein: MDRKRLVRLSKFLSLHLRHQPAGLGLTLEPGGWVPVADLIAGAARVGFPMTPEDLDEVVRSNDKQRFALDTTGTKVRANQGHSADVDLQLEPAEPPAVLYHGTADRFLDAIRGDGLLKMARHHVHLSADTATAAKVGTRHGRLVVLEVNAAAMRAAGYTFYRAANGVWLADAVPPEYLRVTPPPDA